One window of Quercus robur chromosome 12, dhQueRobu3.1, whole genome shotgun sequence genomic DNA carries:
- the LOC126709080 gene encoding basic leucine zipper 9 isoform X2: protein MDAQSSICESVICQVSSPTSDNKPNVGDNQARGTTSGSSHDQSDDEDAEFEVGPCEQSTDPTDIKRIRRMVSNRESARRSRKRKQAHLQELELQVEQLKGENASLYKQLTDATQQYRVADTNNRVLKSDVEALRAKVKLAEDMVTRGSVNSTLIQLLQSHLGTPQPLNTQNLRRGPNVSPTITVTVHGDDASYAGMTVSGQNPGIGLGHTNINNSNMKTGIMSGPMLNEDTLF, encoded by the exons ATGGACGCCCAGTCATCAATTTGTG AATCTGTAATCTGTCAAGTTAGCAGTCCAACCTCGGATAATAAACCAAATGTTGGTGATAATCAAGCAAGAGGAACTACCAGTGGTTCCTCGCATGATCAatcagatgatgaagatgctGAGTTTGAAGTTGGTCCATGTGAGCAGAGCACAGACCCCACTGATATAAAACGCATCAGAAG GATGGTTTCTAACAGGGAGTCTGCTAGGcgatcaagaaaaagaaaacaagcaCATCTACAAGAGCTTGAGCTGCAG GTTGAACAGCTGAAAGGAGAAAATGCGTCTCTATACAAGCAGCTCACAGATGCTACTCAACAGTATCGCGTTGCTGATACAAACAATCGAGTCCTAAAATCAGATGTGGAAGCTTTGAGAGCCaag GTGAAGTTAGCTGAAGATATGGTTACTCGAGGCTCCGTAAACTCTACTTTAATTCAGCTTCTTCAGAGTCATTTAGGTACACCGCAACCTCTTAATACCCAGAATCTGCGTCGGGGTCCAAATGTCTCACCAACCATCACAGTCACCGTCCATGGCGATGATGCCTCATATGCTGGAATGACAGTTTCTGGGCAGAATCCCGGCATTGGACTTGGACACACCAATATTAATAATAGCAATATGAAAACTGGAATCATGAGTGGTCCAATGTTAAATGAAGATACTCTATTTTAA
- the LOC126709051 gene encoding probable calcium-binding protein CML43 gives MGITGVCVRLIGDMLHAFGNSKPSSAAHLDEDHSTCKPQNACKVDDTMVRALITVFGMENNGRIKKENARRVVEKLGLTYSSEEDKSSFELPAGDQDGVGLEDDEVPVEEVLGGLEDMSKRNELLHEAFKIFDEDGNGFIEAVELKRVLDCLGLDCGWDMGEIEKMVKAVDLNFDGKVDFGEFELMMK, from the coding sequence atgggCATCACTGGGGTATGCGTAAGATTAATTGGAGACATGTTGCATGCATTTGGAAACTCAAAACCAAGCTCAGCAGCTCATCTTGATGAAGACCATTCTACATGCAAGCCACAAAATGCTTGCAAAGTTGATGACACAATGGTTAGAGCTCTAATCACTGTGTTTGGCATGGAAAACAATGGAAGAATCAAGAAGGAAAATGCACGTCGAGTAGTGGAGAAGCTTGGTTTGACATATAGTTCTGAAGAAGACAAGTCTAGCTTTGAGCTACCTGCAGGTGATCAAGATGGTGTTGGCCTAGAAGATGATGAAGTGCCTGTCGAGGAGGTGCTTGGTGGATTGGAGGACATGTCAAAGCGCAATGAGCTACTACATGAAGCCTTCAAAATCTTTGACGAGGATGGTAATGGATTTATAGAGGCAGTGGAGTTGAAGAGGGTGCTGGATTGCTTGGGATTGGACTGTGGGTGGGATATGGGTGAGATCGAGAAGATGGTAAAGGCTGTGGATTTGAACTTCGATGGGAAGGTTGATTTCGGTGAGTTTGAGTTAATGATGAAGTAA
- the LOC126709080 gene encoding basic leucine zipper 9 isoform X1, translated as MEQNLAEHAAAATLCSNLKRSESELALAEFIRSPTTETRDTAQPFAEELDVIFGDGDLGFSFKHKDLITLFSSCGGLTETLLGSQHLTFKQSNFAATMDAQSSICESVICQVSSPTSDNKPNVGDNQARGTTSGSSHDQSDDEDAEFEVGPCEQSTDPTDIKRIRRMVSNRESARRSRKRKQAHLQELELQVEQLKGENASLYKQLTDATQQYRVADTNNRVLKSDVEALRAKVKLAEDMVTRGSVNSTLIQLLQSHLGTPQPLNTQNLRRGPNVSPTITVTVHGDDASYAGMTVSGQNPGIGLGHTNINNSNMKTGIMSGPMLNEDTLF; from the exons ATGGAGCAAAACCTGGCAGAGCATGCAGCAGCAGCAACGTTGTGCTCAAACCTGAAACGAAGCGAGTCCGAGTTGGCTCTTGCAGAGTTTATAAGGAGCCCCACGACCGAAACCCGAGACACAGCTCAACCTTTCGCTGAAGAACTCGATGTCATTTTCGGTGATGGTGATCTTGGCTTTTCTTTCAAACataag GACTTAATAACTTTATTTTCAAGTTGTGGTGGACTAACTGAAACACTTCTAGGTTCTCAACATCTCACTTTCAAGCAATCCAACTTTGCAGCAACCATGGACGCCCAGTCATCAATTTGTG AATCTGTAATCTGTCAAGTTAGCAGTCCAACCTCGGATAATAAACCAAATGTTGGTGATAATCAAGCAAGAGGAACTACCAGTGGTTCCTCGCATGATCAatcagatgatgaagatgctGAGTTTGAAGTTGGTCCATGTGAGCAGAGCACAGACCCCACTGATATAAAACGCATCAGAAG GATGGTTTCTAACAGGGAGTCTGCTAGGcgatcaagaaaaagaaaacaagcaCATCTACAAGAGCTTGAGCTGCAG GTTGAACAGCTGAAAGGAGAAAATGCGTCTCTATACAAGCAGCTCACAGATGCTACTCAACAGTATCGCGTTGCTGATACAAACAATCGAGTCCTAAAATCAGATGTGGAAGCTTTGAGAGCCaag GTGAAGTTAGCTGAAGATATGGTTACTCGAGGCTCCGTAAACTCTACTTTAATTCAGCTTCTTCAGAGTCATTTAGGTACACCGCAACCTCTTAATACCCAGAATCTGCGTCGGGGTCCAAATGTCTCACCAACCATCACAGTCACCGTCCATGGCGATGATGCCTCATATGCTGGAATGACAGTTTCTGGGCAGAATCCCGGCATTGGACTTGGACACACCAATATTAATAATAGCAATATGAAAACTGGAATCATGAGTGGTCCAATGTTAAATGAAGATACTCTATTTTAA